In the Gossypium raimondii isolate GPD5lz chromosome 9, ASM2569854v1, whole genome shotgun sequence genome, one interval contains:
- the LOC105797801 gene encoding AT-hook motif nuclear-localized protein 16: MGQSTDLRVPMDQIQNQEQDKVNLHKQGIDDAILMATPKGENIRRPRGRPAGSKNKPKPPIIVTRDSANALRAHAMEVTSGCDVHESLASFARRKQRGICVLSGSGFVTNVTLKQPASSGAIVTLHGRYEILSLLGSILPPPAPPGITGLTIYLAGAQGQVVGGGVVGALIASGPVLIMAASFMNATFDRLPLDDADEVATTAAAAMQNQYHHQNGRHHHLDMADLYGMMPQNLITNGTNPPEIYSWAPGRTMSKT; encoded by the coding sequence ATGGGGCAAAGCACAGATTTGAGGGTTCCCATGGATCAAATCCAAAACCAAGAACAAGATAAGGTGAATCTTCATAAACAAGGCATTGATGATGCTATACTAATGGCTACTCCCAAGGGAGAGAACATTAGGCGACCTAGAGGAAGACCAGCAGGTTCCAAAAACAAACCCAAACCACCCATTATTGTCACTCGTGATAGTGCAAATGCATTACGAGCTCATGCAATGGAAGTAACTTCAGGTTGTGATGTGCATGAGAGTTTAGCTAGTTTTGCAAGGAGAAAACAACGTGGGATTTGTGTTCTTAGTGGGAGTGGGTTTGTAACCAATGTTACACTCAAACAACCAGCTTCATCTGGTGCAATTGTGACTTTACATGGTCGGTATGAGATTCTGTCATTGCTTGGTTCTATCCTTCCACCACCTGCACCACCTGGGATTACGGGGCTAACCATTTACCTTGCTGGGGCTCAAGGACAAGTCGTAGGTGGTGGTGTTGTTGGTGCACTTATTGCTTCTGGTCCTGTTCTTATCATGGCTGCATCTTTCATGAATGCTACTTTTGATCGTTTACCATTGGATGATGCTGATGAAGTTGCaacaacagcagcagcagctATGCAGAACCAATATCATCACCAAAATGGTCGGCACCATCACTTGGACATGGCCGATTTGTATGGGATGATGCCACAGAACTTGATCACTAATGGGACCAACCCTCCTGAGATATATTCTTGGGCACCAGGACGAACCATGTCTAAAACCTAA